GTTCACATGGGAGCATGCTTAGACTTGAGTCTGGCGAAGGAGTGTTCAAATAACATAAACTCATATTGCGAATCGAAGATCCTTATGAAGAACATGGTTGAAATCCGGACATCATAATAGTAGAATATGCATATGTTATATATTTACGAATGAAAGAGGGGTTTGTATATGAAAATTTTTTTTATGGCCGATATACATGGTTCACTATATTATGCAAAAAAAGCATTGGAGAATTTCGAGAATGAGGATTCCGACTATATCGTGATACTGGGGGATGAGTTGTATCATGGCGCAAGAAATCCTCTGCCCGTTGAATATAACCCAAAGGAAGTAACAAAGTTGCTTAACAGATATGCGGATAAGATTATAGCTGTCAGAGGAAATTGTGACAGTGAAATCGATGAAATGGTTCTTGATTTTCCAATAATGGCCACCTATTCTATGATTTTATATGATAACAGGCGTATATTTCTGACGCATGGTCATATTTATAATGAAGATAATTTACCCAAACTAAAAGAGGGGGATATTTTTATATACGGACATACGCATATTGCCAAGGCCGAAAAGATTGATAATATCTTTATACTGAATCCTGGGTCAGTTACATTTCCAAAGGGGAATAGTTCAAATTCATATGGTATTTTAGAAAAAGACATTTTTAAAATAAAAGATCTGAACGGGAATCTATTGAAGGAGATTGCACTGCATTAATATAAGTTTTTATCAGTCATTTCCGCATAAGACAATGTGCCTGTCAAGGCCGCCCTTATGCACTATGCAGCCATTTATTATTTTAAATTTAGAGTCTTTTATTATATCAGTTATGTCGGCCGCACTGAGTATAACGGCGCGGCTGCATGCTTTTCTTATATTGCCTATTATTTCAAGATACTTATCGCTTCCTATTTTTGAAAGGAGACCATAGGGCAAGTCCAGTATGGCGGCATCATAACTGCCCTTTATTTTGGAAGCGTCACCAACTTTTATAATCGGTTCAAATCCAAAATGAAGCAGGTTTTTATTGGCATCCTCAACGATGGTTTCATTTATGTCAAAGCCTTGGATGTCAATTTTCATATCCATTGCCTCCAATATACAGCTCCCCATTCCGCAGCATGGGTCGACTAATTTCAGGTTAATATCGCCGGCCGTTGCTATATTGACAATAGCTCTTGCCATTCTTGCCGGAAGGGAATTGCAAAAGGTATACGGCTTTTTATCGTATATAAGCCATCGATTCTGTGTTCTTTTAATTTTTTCCCCAAAAATCCACATTTTGTCAGCATATGTTATTATGAACTCGATATTCGGATTCTTTAAATCGGGTACGCCGGAAAATATATCTGAAATGACTTTTTCATATTTTTTCCTGTTTTGAAAATCGAAATGCATTCCGGTATTTATAAACGTTATTTTAAAATTGTCATCTGTAAATCCCATATTTCTTATTTTTTCATAGAGTGCAGTTATATCCTTTTCTATAAACAGTATGCGGACGCATTCGTTTATATATGCGGCATAATCTATATCTATATATTTTTCGCTCAGAACGAAATTATTACAACTTTTGATTCCTGTAAGGCAAAAGCATTCAAATCCTGCAATTTTATCCTGAAATGAGGGTCTATTTAATGTATATAGATACAAATTACCGTCTCCTTATAATTTCTTCGAACCGATTGATATGTCTTGATACAGGTTAAATTATACTTTACTTTAGGCAATAGAGCAAATCTTCCTTGCATTTGCCTTTTATCAGCATTGTATAAACAAAGACTTATTGCGCACCATACATATAATAAGTTTTTTTATCGGATAAAGGCAAAACAGGTGACGCATATGCAGGTTAAGAAATTTTTAGGCCCTTATAAGGACTTGCCAGGCAGCATATATATAATATTTTTTGCAAGGATCGTGAACAGCATGGGTAATTTTGTCATGCCTTTTCTGACTATATTTTTGACCGACCATGAGGGCTATACAAAGCTTGAGGCAGGAAAATTCGTAATGATTGCGGCGATGTTTTACGCTTTGGGAACGATAATCGGCGGAAAGGTATGCGATCATGCAGGCCGGAAAAAAATGCTCATAATTTTTCAGGGGCTTTCAGCCTCTATTCTTTTATTATGCGCGTTTAAAAGCCTGAATAAAATTATTCCATACCTTCTAATATTGGCGGGCTTTTTCGTGGGTGCCGCAGGCCCTCCGCAGACTGCGATGGTTACTGACCTTACAGACAGGGAAAATAGAAAACCTTCTTTTTCATTTTTATATCTTGGGAACAACATAGGTTTTGCCTTGGGGCCTATGATAGCAGGCTTCCTTTACAGAAGGCATCTTCCTTTTTTATTTGTGGCAGATGCTCTTACAACGATTGCATCGCTGATACTGGTTTGGCTGTATGTGAAAGAAACATTGCCCCACGGCAGCGATATAAAGAGGGATGGCAAAGGTATGGATTATGAGAGAGCCGAGGTGGGAAGCGTTTTCTCTGCAATCTTGAAACGTCCGAGACTTGTTACATTTTCACTAATAATGATAATCTACTCTCTTGTTTATGCACAATATACATTCAGTCTGCCCATACAGATAAATGAGATCTTTAAATACGACGGCCCCAAGATATTTGGCATACTCATGACTGTCAACGCTTTAACTGTAGTATTTATTACACCATTTATTACTAATGCCACCTTGAAGTATGAACCTATCTTTCCCATCCTTTTGGGAGGAATTCAATATGCGATAGGATTTGGCATGATATATTTTATCGATACGATACCGCTTTTTATGATTTCAACTGTTGCGTGGACTGCCGGGGAGATATTGAATTCTACAAATACCGGCGTGTATATTGCAAATAATACCCCCATATCTCACAGGGGAAGATTCAGTGCATTCCTCTATATTATTTCAGGCACGGGGTATGCTTTCGGACCATATGTCACCGGATGGTTTATAGATGTATATGGCATAAAAAATGTATGGATAATGTGTTTTTTGCTTTCAATTTTATCGTCATCGCTTATAGACGGCCTTATTATTTCATCAAAAAGGGCGGAAGGGCATAAAAAAAGCGCCTGAATGGCGTATCATTTTAACAAAATAAGGAATATATTAAGCAGTCCTTTCACATCCTTTTAATCATTTGTACAATTAAAAGAATCATCAATAATATTAATCATTAATGCAAACCGCAGGAGGAAAGGGCTGCGTTTTTTCATCTGCCATATGTTATTATACTGCATAAATGGCTGATGTCAAATGATTTTGAGAAATTGTGCGCGGCAAGCGTATTTTAACTCACTGCAGGCGGACATCATGCAATGCTGAAATATTTATTTTAAAAGCATCATGAAAACAGGTATCGTTATCATGGATAGAACAGTTGTAACCGTGACCATAACGGCTGCATATCTGCTATCGGCTCCATAAGCTTTAGCGACTATCGGAGTGTTTGTCATAACGGGCATGGCGGATTGGATTATGAATACTTTTTTCATGAGGTCGGGAATGGGTATAAAATATGCCATTAAAAATATAGTCAAAGGGGATATGACAAATCTCCCCAGCAAGATGCCTGCTAAATCTCTGTCAAACTTTATATCCTTGAATTTTACGGAATATATGCTGATACCTATAAAGATCATGGACAGAGGTGTCGTAAGATTCCCAAGGTACTTGCAGGAATCCATGACAAACAAGGGCAGCTTTATATTAAGCAATATTAGTATTATAGCTGTTATAAAGCCTAAAAGCGGCGGAGATACAATCCTTTTCAATGTTTTAAGGCTGAATATTTTCTCATGGTTGCTTCCGGGCACGTCCAGACTTATTTTGTATACGCCGAGAGTCCAGAAAAATGTAGTGTTTGCTATGTAATACAAGAGCACATATGGTATGCTTTTTGAACCGAACAGCGCCATGTTCACAGGAAGGCCGATAAATATAGTGTTGGAGTTAAAGAACATAGACTCAAAAGTTCCCTTCCTGCCTTTTTTTATTTTTAAAATATTTGACGCCGCCATGGCGATAAAATAGCAAATTGCAATGGATGAAAATGGGACAAGAAAACCGCCCGCCATCTGTATAAATTTATTTTTATCGAAACTTCCCATTATATTCGATATCATAAGAGCAGGAAGCGAAACATTTACCACCAATTTTGAAATGCTTCTGGATGTCTCATCGCTGAACCAATTCTTATAAGTCAAAAAAAGTCCTAAGGATATTATTACGATGATAGGGAGAATGCTTTCTATGGCATGCAGTGCTATCATATCGATTACCTTCCTTCTATAATCCATTTTAAAATGTATTTGTGCTTTATTAATTTATTCTATCATAAGTTTTGCTCGCTGCATAAATTATCTTTCTATTAGCGATAATAAAACTGAGCTTATTAAGCCCAACCGATGTTTTTAAATGAACTTTCGGGTAAATAAAACATTTATTTCAGGAGGTTGCGCCACATGGGAACTTCATGGCTGTCTTTAATACCATTTATAATAGTTATACCGATATCCATCCTCACAAAACAAATCCAACCAGGACTTTTTGCCGCTTTACTGGTAGGAAGCTATATCAAAACGCCGGATCCTTTAGAATCCATTAAAACAATGCTATCTTATATTGTAAACAATCTTGTCAAGCAGAATAATATACGCATTATATTGTTCCTTTATATGTTTGCAGGCTTAATAGGAATCATAAAAATGGCCGGCGGTATAAAAGGGTTCGTCCATCTGGTAAATAACAGAATAAAAAGCAAAAAAGGCGCGATGCTCCTCACATGGTTTTCAACTATAGGCACCTTTAGCGATCCGGACTTTCGCATAGTGACTATTTCACCTATCATGAAGGCGCTTAAAAGAAGATTGAAGATGACATCGAAAGAGATAGGCTTTGCAATTGAGGCGACATCGAATCCTGTTGTTGCGCTTATTCCTGTTGCAACTGCATTTGTAGGGTATATGGTTTCAATCATTTCAATTGCCCTCAGGCAAAATGGCATAAAGGAGATGGCTTATGCAGTTTATATAAGGAGCATTCCCTTTAATTTTTTTTCATTTGCATTGATAGCTGTCGGAATTTATTATAGCTTTTTTAAACATTCGAAAACTTCACAGGCTAAATGGGAGAATGAAGACAGCGATGTAGAAACAGGTGAAGGAGAACTTGAAGAGTGCTACAGGGCTTACGAAAAGGATACGCCTGCAAAACCGTGGAATCTTATACTTCCTGTATCATCAATTTTGCTGCTCACTTTATTTTTAAGCTGGTGGGACGGACATTTAAAGGTTAATGGATTCTTCAATGCATTTTTAAACACCGATGCGCTTGGGGTGATGTTGGAGGCCCTGCTCATCGGAGTGATATTTACCGTGCTGTTTTTTATGCTTCAGGGATTCAAACTTTCCAAGCTTATAAGCCACTTTTTAAAGGGAGGAAATGAGCTTATGTCGGTTATTATAATGCTATCTTTAATCTGGGCTCTTTCCGCCCTTACAGAGGATATGGGTTTTTCAAAATATATAACAAACAATGTAGAGGGATGGATTCCTCACTTTTTTATAGCTCCGGTGCTGTTTATTATAGGGAGCGTGATCTCTTATTTTATAGGCTCATCGTGGGGCACATGGGGAATGCTCATGCCCCTTGGAATTACGTTAGCGCATAAGGCTGGTGTAAACATACTGCCGGTCATAGGTGCGGTATTTGCCAGCGGAACATTCGGAGCTTTTGCATCGCCTTTGAGCGATAATACGGTTACCCTCTGTACCATGCTTGATATACCTGTAATGGAATATGCCAGGTGGAAACTTAAACCTTCACTGGTTGCAGCCGGCATAACCGTAGTGCTCTTTACTGCGACCGCATTCTTTATTAGATGAATTGAAGTAATATTCTTCAAATAATTTTAATGCAACTGATACACATCTGATGAATTATTATTCATAAGGCTGCAAATAAAAAATATAACTTTCAGAAAATTTTACTATATTTGAATGCGAATAAGGTGCTATAATTTATGTGTGTGGCAAAAGGCCATGCACATTTTTTGTGTAAGGATATATTAAAGCTCATATGGGGGTGTAAAATGGACTTTTTTAATAAATATGTAAAAAAGTATTATAAATTTTTCCTCTTAGCGATATTCTTTTTAACGGCCGAAGCCTTGTGTGACCTTATACAGCCTGCCATCATGTCAAAAATAGTGGATATAGGAGTCAAAAATAAGGATATAAAATATGTGCTGAATATGGGGGGAATAATGCTCATGATAACCGCGGCAGGCGCAGTCGCAGCATGCCTCAGAAATGTCATATCCAGCAATGTATCTCAAAAATTCGGAGCGGAATTGCGATTCGACCTTTACAAAAAAATACAGACATATTCTTTCGATAACCTGAACAAGTTTGAAGGAGCTTCA
This genomic stretch from Clostridiales bacterium harbors:
- the yfcE gene encoding phosphodiesterase yields the protein MKIFFMADIHGSLYYAKKALENFENEDSDYIVILGDELYHGARNPLPVEYNPKEVTKLLNRYADKIIAVRGNCDSEIDEMVLDFPIMATYSMILYDNRRIFLTHGHIYNEDNLPKLKEGDIFIYGHTHIAKAEKIDNIFILNPGSVTFPKGNSSNSYGILEKDIFKIKDLNGNLLKEIALH
- a CDS encoding MFS transporter, whose protein sequence is MQVKKFLGPYKDLPGSIYIIFFARIVNSMGNFVMPFLTIFLTDHEGYTKLEAGKFVMIAAMFYALGTIIGGKVCDHAGRKKMLIIFQGLSASILLLCAFKSLNKIIPYLLILAGFFVGAAGPPQTAMVTDLTDRENRKPSFSFLYLGNNIGFALGPMIAGFLYRRHLPFLFVADALTTIASLILVWLYVKETLPHGSDIKRDGKGMDYERAEVGSVFSAILKRPRLVTFSLIMIIYSLVYAQYTFSLPIQINEIFKYDGPKIFGILMTVNALTVVFITPFITNATLKYEPIFPILLGGIQYAIGFGMIYFIDTIPLFMISTVAWTAGEILNSTNTGVYIANNTPISHRGRFSAFLYIISGTGYAFGPYVTGWFIDVYGIKNVWIMCFLLSILSSSLIDGLIISSKRAEGHKKSA
- a CDS encoding AEC family transporter; translation: MIALHAIESILPIIVIISLGLFLTYKNWFSDETSRSISKLVVNVSLPALMISNIMGSFDKNKFIQMAGGFLVPFSSIAICYFIAMAASNILKIKKGRKGTFESMFFNSNTIFIGLPVNMALFGSKSIPYVLLYYIANTTFFWTLGVYKISLDVPGSNHEKIFSLKTLKRIVSPPLLGFITAIILILLNIKLPLFVMDSCKYLGNLTTPLSMIFIGISIYSVKFKDIKFDRDLAGILLGRFVISPLTIFLMAYFIPIPDLMKKVFIIQSAMPVMTNTPIVAKAYGADSRYAAVMVTVTTVLSMITIPVFMMLLK
- a CDS encoding Na+/H+ antiporter NhaC family protein gives rise to the protein MGTSWLSLIPFIIVIPISILTKQIQPGLFAALLVGSYIKTPDPLESIKTMLSYIVNNLVKQNNIRIILFLYMFAGLIGIIKMAGGIKGFVHLVNNRIKSKKGAMLLTWFSTIGTFSDPDFRIVTISPIMKALKRRLKMTSKEIGFAIEATSNPVVALIPVATAFVGYMVSIISIALRQNGIKEMAYAVYIRSIPFNFFSFALIAVGIYYSFFKHSKTSQAKWENEDSDVETGEGELEECYRAYEKDTPAKPWNLILPVSSILLLTLFLSWWDGHLKVNGFFNAFLNTDALGVMLEALLIGVIFTVLFFMLQGFKLSKLISHFLKGGNELMSVIIMLSLIWALSALTEDMGFSKYITNNVEGWIPHFFIAPVLFIIGSVISYFIGSSWGTWGMLMPLGITLAHKAGVNILPVIGAVFASGTFGAFASPLSDNTVTLCTMLDIPVMEYARWKLKPSLVAAGITVVLFTATAFFIR